Sequence from the Amaranthus tricolor cultivar Red isolate AtriRed21 chromosome 1, ASM2621246v1, whole genome shotgun sequence genome:
ATTAAGGTGTAAAATTACAGTTTTAAATCATGATAGTCATCATCTCATTCTCTGATGAGGTCCTTTTAAAATGCAATAAAATTTTCccaatttttagcttttttgttgcATTATGACATCTTTGGATCAATTCATATTATTCCCACTTGAGGGACTTGTTGATAAATAGTCAAAATATccttttttaaaacttttaaatgCATATCATGTATGAGCAAGATCTTTCCAGTTCATGAGTGTGGGAGCTTCTCTTCCAGTTCCATGGGCTGATGTTGAGATAAAGACAAGGATAGAAATTGGATGCCTATTTTTTAGCTGACAGTACTCATATTCCAAAGTTGAGAGATGTGGTTATCTTGCTTTGCTGCAGAATAATAGACTTTTAGTTCCCTATTTATGTAGTCCTGGTTTTTAAGCAGTTTGATCTCAATCCTTTTGCTGATAACTTGAAATGATAAGTTCTTGATAGAGCTTATTGGTATCAATATATTTTCTTATCTTTTCCGTAAAATGGTTAGTTAGATACTTGGTGATCATCAGAGGGATGGGAATTGGGAATGAACACAAACTACACATAGCAAAGCGATTTGTCACAGGAAATATTTTTTGGTTCACCCACTTGTTTGCCATGATTcagaattttatattatatattgctTAGGTGGCATAAAAATTTGAGCGAGATAAATGAAAAAGTTGATCTCAGAGATTAATGGGAACTCTACCTTACTCGCTCCTCTCGTTTTGTTTTTTTCGTTTATTGTGattgattttcaaaaaataaaaaattagaaattgaatTCATTTATTTGCCATTCAAAAGTCTTATCTGCAATTCAATattatgttttttgtttttggtaatGTCAATTTTATGTGTTTGCTATTGTGATTATGTTGTCGTTTTGCCTTTTGTTTTCTCCTAGTGTAACGCCATGGATATGATGTTGGAGGGAACCTCAGTGTATTCTAATCCAATGTCGAGCCATTACGTTTCTTATCCGATGCATATTCCACCTCTACATCATCGATTCCCCGAGAAAAGCGGGACTTACTCAATTGATGCTGGTTTCGATCAATCTCCAGACTTGAAAAGTTTGTAATTGATTCTTTCCCTTATGTTAGTTTAGTTGCTTACTGTATATTTGATCATTATTTCAATGTTTATTACTCTACAGAAATTTACGATCACTATACTAAAGGAAAACCTTCCGTTCGAGTAGTTTCGCAATTGTCTCCTAAAGGTGGTGCTATAGAAATTTATTGTTTATGCTTTTCttaaacatattatattatattgctATGGTAATTGTTTTGTACTATATGATTTTGGTTTATGTCATGAGGTGTGTGAATGTGTCAAAGGTTTATACTTCCTGTGAATTCTTTATCCGACCACTTACGGGATTCAGGCTTTGATTGAATTGTTATGTATGACGTTGCAGATTTTGCTTCCTCCACGGCCAAGCCTGTGACTGTGCTGAAAAAGAAGGTTGAATATTTTCAACTCTTACCGTCTGTTGTATCAGTGTCTTCCTTTTATGGtaactaaatatttattttttcttcttcataatgacattattattataaagtagGGCAAAGTAAAGTAGATTAATTCTGATTTCTTGTCCTAGGTGTTGATAGAACAATCGATTGCTCTGGACTTGTAATTGAATGGGATGCAACTAAAAATGAAGCAGTCATTTTGACTTCGGCAAAACTTCTTTTAAGCCCCGTCCGTGAAACTCGAGAAAATTATGTTAGTTAATGTTCATTTGTTGTAATCTTTTCTATTAAATGAATTAGACTTAAGTAATATCTTTTTTCCCCCTAGATCATTGTAAGGCTGGCAGATGGAAATTTATTACTTGGGAAGGAAGATTATGTTGATTATCATCACAACCTTCTCACCCTCAGGGTTAAGTCAACAATGGAAATTAAAGCGGTAGACTTGAGGTCTAAGCAAGTTGATTGGGGTGATCTAGTCGATGGAATGAAAGTGACAACACTAGGTCGTATGTTTCCCTTCTGTAGCTTGTTTGACCATGGCGGAGAGTTACTTTTGCAATACCCTTACTTTGGTTGTGGAGAACTTTTGAGATCTTCTTGCCATGTTCATCCGGTATTTTCTTTACTCTTTTTATTTGATGCATTATTATTTGGAGCGGGTTTTTATTAGCGTAATttgttttaaatatatttatgcaCTATTAGATGAGAATATTACATGTTGATTTGCATAGTGAATAAAGAAGCACATGGGGTTATCAATTTGACTTAATAGTGATATTTCAAGTTTGTTCAGTAGCATATATTAATCTCATGGACTTAAAGTTGCAttgatgtttttgtttattatattaaagTTAAAACTCCAGAGAATTGTATTCAATCACACAAGCTTGAATTTTTCCAACGATGACTTGCTCTTGTCCGGTTATTGTTTTAATAGCAGTAATTTTTTTGTATGtgttgacaaaaaaaaattcttaaacagGAGACCGAAGGAGGACCACTTATCACTGATGATGGATTTGTGGTCGGGATTAACTTTGTCGATAATTACGGTTTTGGCAATCCACTTCCTACTCCAGTTATCCTAGCTAGCTTGGATTTGTGGAAGTCTTATAGGTATGATTTGTAATGTCGTCTCATATGTCAATCTTTATGATCAATGCCTTTTGTGTCTACCAAAAAATGTTTTATCCATTGTTTCTTCTTTTCCACTATGTTAGTATTTTGGATGAATTTTTCTAATCTTCTTATTTAAAACTTTTGTGTATGATTTGTGATCTTTGTGTAAAAGGTCCAACATATTTCATTAATCTTTAGGTTTTGAATTGATTGATTGAGTACCAAGTGGGTTTCAAATTTACGATTTCGTCTCACGATTGTTTGCCTATAGCTTACCTACCAAAAGTtgagatcaatcaatcaaagcCTGAATCTATATGAACCAAAAAGATTATTCCATGCGATCATCAACAAGGATTCTCCCCCTTTATCCCTTATGATCCAAAACCTCATCCTCAAGCAAATCCATTTGCTTCATATCTTTCCAAAGCCTTTCCTGCCATGTTATCTTCAGTCTCCCACGACCTATTTTAAGCTCCTTGCGATCCTCCCACCTTAACGTGTTCCTTCTTAGAGCCCACCATTTTGTACCATACAACAGTATTATTATAGCTGTCCTATAGAATTTCTTCAACTTTAAAGGGATGCTTTGATCACACAACATGCTAGTTGTTATCCATTTTAGCCAAAAGTTGAGATCACCAGTGAAATTCAGTCGCGACTAAAGTTCATCTTTGTTGGAGATCGATTTGATTTTTGTGGTCTAGCACTCTGAAGAAAGAGAATAGCAAGAGAAAGGAATAAAAGCACAAAGAGAAGAGGAGGAAAGATAAATACAAGTGCGAGCGATTGTTGAACAAGTAGGAAGGACACTAAATGTATATTATTAAAATGTTGGGCCTCTTTGGGGTCTAATTATTTAGGGAGTAAAAACACATTACTTAAGCTTAGTGTAGAGAATTTGAGCATGCTTAATTTATATGtataattacatatatttatttctaTTGCAGGACTATTGTGCGACCGTGGTTTGGATTTAGTGTGGTTGACTTGCATCAGTTGCCTCTTGCTGCATGGGAGAGATTTAATGTATCCCCAACTGACTCATATGTTGTTGTCAAAGAGGTTATTAGATGCTTCAATGGTTTCCATATTGTAGTTGTATAATTAGATTTTATTTGCATATCCTGAATGCTGTGAAGGGTGTTATTTCAATATCAGGTATATAAAGGTTCAATTGCTTATGAAAAAGGTGTATGCCCTGGTGATTTAGTTACTACATGTAATGGAATTGCGATACATTCTGCCAAGCAGGTATGATATTTATGAGCCATTGATATATTAAGGTGTAAAATTACAGTTTTAAATCATGACAGTCATCTCATTCTCTGATGAGGTCCTTTAAAAATGCAATAAAATTTTCccaatttttagcttttttgttgcATTATTACATCTTTGGATCAATTCATATTATTCCCACTTGAGGGACTTGTTGATAAATAGTCAAAATAtcctattttaaaaaaacttttaaatgcATATCATGTATGAGCAAGATCTTTCCAGTTCATGAGTGTGGGAGCTTCTCTTCCAGTTGCATGGGCTGATGTTGAGATAAAGACAAGGATAGGAATTGGATGCCTATTTTGTTAGCTGACAGTCATATTCCAAAGTTGAGAGATGTGGTTATCTTGCTTTGCTGCAAAATAATAGACTTTTAGTTCCCTATTTATGTAGTCctggtttttaagcggtttgaTCTCAATCCTTTTGCTGATAACTTGAAATGATAAGTTCTTGATAGAGCTTATTGGTATCAATATATTTTCTTATCTTTTCCGTAAAATGGTTAGTTAGATACTTGGTGATCATCAGAGGGATGAGAATTGGGAATGAACACAAACTACACATCGCAAAGCGATTTG
This genomic interval carries:
- the LOC130811256 gene encoding putative protease Do-like 14, which encodes MDMMLEGTSVYSNPMSSHYVSYPMHIPPLHHRFPEKSGTYSIDAGFDQSPDLKKIYDHYTKGKPSVRVVSQLSPKDFASSTAKPVTVLKKKVEYFQLLPSVVSVSSFYGVDRTIDCSGLVIEWDATKNEAVILTSAKLLLSPVRETRENYIIVRLADGNLLLGKEDYVDYHHNLLTLRVKSTMEIKAVDLRSKQVDWGDLVDGMKVTTLGRMFPFCSLFDHGGELLLQYPYFGCGELLRSSCHVHPETEGGPLITDDGFVVGINFVDNYGFGNPLPTPVILASLDLWKSYRTIVRPWFGFSVVDLHQLPLAAWERFNVSPTDSYVVVKEVYKGSIAYEKGVCPGDLVTTCNGIAIHSAKQYLQLLFDGSYMVTASGDSNMVHQSFKVVIQSNDRHIGEISIEADNVVVVHKRFCECWLCLETEWTFNKIGSQRNVITIHKTSYQQQLHYQLRC